Proteins co-encoded in one Bremerella sp. TYQ1 genomic window:
- a CDS encoding DUF4339 domain-containing protein has product MSEQEWYFEHANRKLGPFRIAALQHLASVGLIDSHTKVIDSTGICTEANDIVDCLPIPPSPPLSEEMFQAQGTSNHSKENELINSDLSISNVFRFFGSFLPSAATIGGLIFALFMLSRLGYFLMLCWEAIFSAD; this is encoded by the coding sequence ATGAGCGAACAAGAGTGGTACTTCGAACACGCGAATCGGAAACTTGGACCTTTTCGAATTGCAGCACTTCAACACTTAGCGAGTGTTGGACTGATTGACTCGCATACAAAAGTGATCGACTCGACAGGAATCTGTACAGAAGCAAACGATATCGTGGATTGTTTGCCAATTCCTCCTTCTCCTCCATTATCAGAGGAGATGTTTCAAGCTCAAGGTACTTCGAATCATTCGAAAGAGAATGAGTTAATCAATTCCGATCTATCCATTTCCAATGTGTTTCGATTTTTTGGATCGTTTCTGCCTAGCGCAGCAACGATTGGCGGATTGATTTTCGCCTTGTTTATGCTTTCGCGCCTCGGCTACTTTTTAATGCTGTGCTGGGAGGCAATTTTTTCGGCCGATTAG
- a CDS encoding recombinase family protein has product MNQDLPSMGAANEKLTSEVVKWWTEMSAVCDFVLTGFDPEASLEKRVEWAIACGLEIGTIYSRFSTKLQHSTDDQVRECIQWAAKNRIYVPPEYISVDEGVKGKQTQRAGLDRTKRILRKRHAKVLLVYKASRLFRQAGKGYQFINEEVVEEGLRAVSVSQGIDTNDRKTWKLQLQIHGLLDDMLLDAIADHVRSGLTGLFLNGYTTGALGIGYRRKVIPGAPLTNRGLPRTMPEVDPEAAKLIQEHAQLLLNGMAVREGVRRWNAVGGPVDPRSSSGKMSYQSYRRLFTNIRLVGRWEFGRRRNQFSTKLDSVKQVEQPDNEVTTLQCEELRILDDATFEALQTLFGERKTGPRGPRKAKKLKLWDLTTEFFFCERCSTPESPVRFYQTGAQGKAMQCKNGDQCPCKSAVRRKDAVEAICNSLSQLILRDAELIESIVLQCQQLDAQADQGLEQQLVQARKQLALLKNRVHDLFELSGEGTEDDRKEIKARLRAAQLQRNAAQSEVNRLQRAVDGTTSTMTVEQIRERLAEMCDLLSTAANGDLGEDAVYKTLAVFRALTGGQIWVQVEQRANRKRTNIRGTFRPQLLKAFSEPLPGAHAPTAELVTVWLRKPPRLDLIAERVHQLIDIEGMSHRETAKQLKREGHNVNSGNVWYSYRRWYEMQGLEPPNVPYNNGKKRRPR; this is encoded by the coding sequence ATGAACCAGGACCTGCCTAGCATGGGTGCGGCTAATGAAAAACTCACCTCGGAAGTCGTCAAATGGTGGACAGAGATGTCGGCGGTTTGCGACTTTGTTTTGACTGGATTCGATCCGGAAGCCTCGCTTGAAAAACGAGTCGAATGGGCCATCGCCTGTGGCCTCGAAATCGGTACGATCTATTCTCGGTTCAGCACCAAGCTACAGCATTCGACGGATGACCAGGTCCGAGAGTGTATCCAATGGGCGGCAAAGAATCGCATCTACGTTCCGCCGGAGTACATTTCTGTAGACGAGGGCGTAAAGGGAAAGCAAACTCAGCGGGCTGGTCTCGACAGGACGAAACGGATCCTTCGCAAACGGCATGCTAAGGTCCTCTTGGTCTACAAAGCCAGCCGACTGTTCCGGCAGGCAGGTAAGGGATACCAATTCATCAACGAGGAGGTCGTCGAAGAAGGTCTGCGAGCCGTTAGCGTTTCTCAAGGCATTGATACCAACGACCGCAAGACCTGGAAACTGCAGTTGCAGATCCATGGCCTCTTGGACGATATGCTACTCGATGCAATTGCCGATCACGTTCGCTCGGGGCTGACGGGCCTGTTCCTTAACGGTTATACGACGGGGGCACTCGGGATCGGTTATCGCCGTAAGGTGATTCCCGGTGCCCCACTCACCAATCGCGGTCTCCCTCGCACGATGCCCGAGGTCGACCCGGAAGCGGCCAAGCTGATTCAGGAACATGCCCAATTGTTACTCAATGGCATGGCGGTCCGCGAAGGCGTACGACGCTGGAACGCGGTCGGCGGTCCCGTGGACCCACGATCTTCAAGCGGCAAGATGAGCTACCAAAGCTATCGACGACTCTTCACGAATATTCGCCTTGTCGGAAGATGGGAGTTCGGTCGCCGTCGTAATCAGTTTTCGACGAAGCTCGATAGTGTCAAGCAAGTCGAACAGCCTGATAACGAGGTGACCACCTTGCAGTGCGAAGAACTACGGATTCTGGATGACGCCACGTTCGAGGCGCTGCAAACGTTGTTTGGTGAACGTAAGACAGGTCCCCGAGGACCTCGTAAGGCTAAGAAGCTGAAACTGTGGGACTTGACCACAGAGTTCTTCTTCTGTGAACGCTGCAGCACGCCCGAGAGCCCGGTTCGGTTCTACCAAACGGGTGCTCAAGGCAAGGCGATGCAGTGCAAGAATGGTGACCAGTGTCCGTGCAAGTCGGCCGTTCGTCGCAAAGATGCGGTCGAGGCGATCTGCAACAGTCTCAGCCAGCTGATCCTGCGTGATGCCGAGCTGATCGAGTCGATCGTACTGCAGTGCCAGCAGTTGGATGCTCAGGCTGACCAGGGTCTGGAACAACAGCTAGTCCAGGCTCGTAAGCAGTTGGCTTTGCTCAAAAACCGGGTCCACGATCTGTTCGAGTTGTCAGGCGAAGGCACCGAGGACGATCGCAAGGAGATCAAGGCCCGACTGCGGGCTGCCCAGTTGCAGCGGAACGCCGCCCAGAGCGAAGTGAATCGCTTGCAGCGGGCGGTCGACGGGACGACCAGCACGATGACGGTGGAACAGATCCGCGAGCGTCTGGCCGAGATGTGCGATCTGTTGAGCACAGCGGCGAATGGCGACCTCGGCGAGGATGCCGTCTACAAGACGCTCGCCGTATTCCGTGCTTTGACAGGCGGACAGATTTGGGTGCAGGTCGAACAGCGTGCCAATCGCAAACGGACTAACATCCGGGGGACCTTTCGTCCTCAACTGTTGAAGGCGTTCTCCGAACCGCTCCCAGGGGCCCATGCCCCGACTGCGGAACTGGTCACGGTCTGGCTACGCAAGCCGCCTCGCCTGGATCTGATTGCCGAACGCGTCCATCAACTGATCGACATCGAGGGCATGAGCCATCGCGAGACCGCAAAACAACTGAAGCGCGAAGGGCACAACGTCAATTCGGGAAACGTTTGGTACAGCTACCGTCGCTGGTACGAGATGCAAGGCCTTGAGCCGCCAAACGTCCCCTACAACAACGGC
- a CDS encoding DUF4339 domain-containing protein: MDQEGWYFEHNGQRVGPFFRDELAELARGKILNSSTRLIDASGQKVRAAEQLGLDARAQLVPGTNATAAVNVRNSPDEVEELVTAEIVPAPRRIVQTPTDCDSLSLSEFIVYGLAFLFLPMICVLVSSFLYYVWRSSYPWKAQQINILGFGVFFLHILFGCVIGMIAGGS; the protein is encoded by the coding sequence ATGGATCAAGAAGGATGGTACTTTGAGCACAACGGGCAACGTGTGGGTCCGTTCTTTCGTGATGAACTTGCCGAATTGGCAAGAGGCAAGATCCTCAACTCGAGCACTCGATTGATTGACGCTTCGGGGCAAAAAGTTCGTGCGGCAGAACAACTTGGCCTGGATGCTAGAGCTCAGCTTGTCCCGGGAACGAATGCGACAGCTGCTGTAAACGTCAGAAATTCACCCGACGAGGTGGAAGAACTCGTGACTGCCGAGATCGTCCCTGCTCCTCGCCGTATCGTTCAAACGCCTACAGATTGCGACAGCTTGTCGCTATCTGAGTTCATCGTGTATGGGCTCGCGTTTCTCTTTCTGCCGATGATCTGTGTCCTTGTTAGTTCCTTCTTGTACTACGTATGGAGATCTTCGTATCCCTGGAAGGCGCAACAGATCAACATTTTAGGGTTTGGAGTGTTCTTTTTGCACATCCTGTTCGGATGCGTGATTGGGATGATTGCAGGAGGTTCGTGA
- a CDS encoding DUF4339 domain-containing protein: MTNDSSMESHAATTRWWISTAGKAEGPFPQGHVIDAVNAGEIPITAHACPVGGTQWKRLGQWPPFAEMVPPAPEVIPPPPNPPTSLPNDSPLTNPRLPAIANWICIYAILVSPVIWAIGYLSFCVTGPTYHPDSRFVGFEILLGVADFFASLAATAFKVLGGLRLRNLRSSGAKILKWTMLAYLAFVMLQLLIIIPIAVVASESDYAETTPAGEIIFFFMFVMALGALAFEIFAIVWLHQNANRLPLDKN, encoded by the coding sequence ATGACGAACGATTCTTCCATGGAGTCCCACGCCGCGACTACGCGGTGGTGGATCTCAACCGCGGGCAAGGCCGAAGGCCCCTTTCCTCAAGGCCACGTAATTGACGCGGTCAACGCTGGCGAAATCCCCATCACAGCCCACGCGTGCCCAGTTGGCGGAACGCAGTGGAAACGCTTGGGGCAGTGGCCGCCGTTTGCCGAGATGGTGCCTCCTGCGCCAGAGGTTATTCCTCCCCCTCCTAACCCTCCAACTTCGTTGCCCAATGATTCTCCGCTGACCAATCCCCGTTTACCGGCGATCGCCAATTGGATCTGCATCTACGCGATCTTAGTCAGCCCTGTGATTTGGGCGATCGGCTATCTCTCGTTCTGTGTGACAGGCCCAACCTATCACCCAGACTCTCGATTTGTTGGCTTTGAGATTCTCTTGGGAGTTGCAGACTTTTTCGCTTCGCTGGCAGCTACGGCTTTCAAGGTGCTCGGTGGACTCAGGCTACGAAATCTCAGGTCGTCCGGTGCCAAGATTCTGAAGTGGACCATGTTGGCCTATCTCGCTTTTGTGATGCTTCAGCTTCTCATCATCATCCCGATCGCCGTCGTTGCCTCAGAAAGCGATTATGCGGAAACCACACCCGCGGGAGAGATTATTTTCTTCTTCATGTTCGTTATGGCACTTGGGGCATTGGCATTTGAAATCTTTGCGATTGTGTGGCTTCACCAGAACGCCAACCGGCTCCCCCTCGACAAAAACTAA
- a CDS encoding circularly permuted type 2 ATP-grasp protein has translation MFSPGGSPRTNCQLLYQHIQELTSNDLRKRKTAAERSMIRLGITFNVYGEEEGTERIIPFDILPRIIQGEQWSWISKGLKQRIVALNMFIDDIYNEQKILKDGIIPEHVVKSASSFRPQCVGLKPPNGIWCHITGTDLVRDADGEFYVLEDNLRCPSGVSYVLQNRQLMKQTFPGLFEAQFVRPVDDYCSQLLDALNHLAPEHVEKPQVAVLSPGIYNSAYFEHSFLAQQMGVELVEGRDLVVRDRRVYARTTKGLRSVDVIYRRIDDDFLDPHVFRKDSMLGVPGIIDAYRAGNVALANAPGTGIADDKVIYAYVPDMIKYYLSEDAILPNVPTYVCWDDAQRDHVIKNIADMVVKPANESGGYGMLIGPRSSKEEHQKFVELIKANPRNYIAQPTLSLSRAPVIIDDHLEGRHVDLRPFIIYGRDIYVLPGGLTRVALRKGSLVVNSSQGGGSKDTWVV, from the coding sequence ATGTTCTCCCCCGGTGGTTCGCCCCGCACGAACTGCCAGTTGCTGTATCAACATATTCAAGAGCTGACCTCGAACGATCTGCGTAAACGAAAAACGGCAGCGGAACGTTCGATGATTCGGCTTGGCATTACCTTCAATGTGTATGGGGAAGAAGAAGGAACGGAGCGAATCATCCCGTTCGATATTCTTCCGCGAATCATTCAGGGCGAGCAGTGGTCGTGGATATCAAAAGGACTGAAGCAGCGTATCGTCGCGCTCAATATGTTCATCGACGACATCTACAACGAGCAAAAGATCCTCAAAGACGGGATCATCCCGGAACATGTGGTGAAGTCCGCGAGCAGCTTTCGTCCGCAGTGTGTCGGATTGAAGCCACCGAACGGGATCTGGTGCCATATCACTGGCACCGATTTGGTCCGTGATGCTGACGGCGAGTTTTACGTTCTGGAAGACAATCTTCGCTGCCCATCCGGCGTGTCGTATGTGCTGCAAAATCGTCAATTGATGAAACAGACATTCCCCGGTCTGTTCGAGGCTCAGTTCGTTCGCCCTGTCGACGACTACTGTAGCCAGTTGCTCGATGCATTGAATCATCTTGCTCCGGAACATGTCGAGAAGCCACAAGTGGCGGTGCTTTCGCCGGGCATTTACAACTCGGCCTATTTCGAGCATTCATTCCTCGCTCAGCAGATGGGAGTGGAATTAGTCGAAGGCCGCGACTTAGTCGTTCGAGATCGACGCGTCTACGCACGCACCACCAAAGGGCTGCGAAGTGTTGACGTGATCTACCGCCGCATCGACGACGACTTCCTCGACCCACACGTCTTCCGGAAGGACTCGATGCTTGGCGTGCCTGGCATTATCGATGCCTACCGAGCCGGAAACGTTGCTTTGGCGAATGCCCCAGGCACCGGGATCGCCGACGACAAAGTGATCTACGCGTACGTTCCCGACATGATCAAGTATTACCTGAGTGAAGATGCCATTCTGCCGAACGTTCCGACGTACGTTTGCTGGGATGACGCACAGCGAGATCACGTCATCAAAAACATCGCCGACATGGTAGTTAAGCCAGCCAACGAGTCTGGCGGATACGGCATGCTGATTGGCCCTCGGTCCAGCAAAGAAGAGCATCAGAAGTTTGTTGAACTGATCAAAGCTAATCCGCGGAATTACATCGCCCAGCCGACACTTTCCCTCTCCCGGGCACCTGTCATCATTGACGACCACTTAGAGGGTAGGCATGTCGACTTGCGACCGTTTATTATCTATGGACGAGACATCTATGTATTGCCCGGCGGACTAACACGTGTTGCCCTGCGAAAGGGGTCGCTCGTGGTGAACTCGTCCCAGGGGGGCGGAAGCAAAGACACCTGGGTCGTGTAG
- a CDS encoding S9 family peptidase, which translates to MSSRFTYLPLFVVWLILSVGSAAFADPIQPSPNLPETQPWDLTQLSKAPKFEWVDADSPVKSMTFIGEAFEGHPTRVFAYYATPGSVLGDKSLDKDLPAIVCIHGGGGTAFREWTELWAKRGYAAIAMDLAGSRPIEGENPHNQKNRTRLKDGGPFHGDEHKFGHIDDNVNEQWQYHAVANVILAHSLIRSFPEVDGERTGVTGISWGGYLTCIVAGVDSRFHAAVPVYGCGFLTDNSKWLDRFERMTPQQKQRWETLWDPKQYLPAVSMPILFVNGTNDFAYPLDSYMKSFHVVPSSVSKQLSITVKMPHSHPGGWNPPQIGRYMDQWLKQGKPLPTVGQVALKNGQVEMPYQNGPITQAAIHWTVDDKVVNAHNWKTTPATVHENNVVAPAPPEEAKLWYMTIQTEDGSLISSEIQFVEKP; encoded by the coding sequence ATGTCTTCGCGGTTTACCTATCTTCCGCTCTTTGTTGTTTGGTTGATTCTATCTGTTGGTTCGGCCGCTTTTGCCGATCCAATTCAGCCTTCACCGAATCTTCCTGAAACCCAACCGTGGGATTTAACCCAGCTGTCAAAAGCTCCGAAGTTCGAGTGGGTCGACGCCGATTCTCCTGTTAAATCGATGACTTTCATCGGCGAAGCCTTTGAAGGGCATCCCACACGTGTCTTCGCTTATTATGCGACACCTGGCTCGGTTTTGGGAGACAAAAGTCTCGACAAAGATCTTCCGGCCATTGTTTGTATTCATGGCGGTGGTGGGACCGCGTTTCGGGAATGGACCGAGTTGTGGGCCAAGCGGGGCTATGCGGCCATCGCCATGGATCTGGCCGGAAGTCGGCCTATCGAAGGCGAGAATCCCCACAATCAAAAGAACCGCACGCGTTTGAAGGATGGTGGTCCGTTCCATGGAGATGAGCATAAATTCGGGCACATCGACGATAACGTAAACGAGCAGTGGCAATACCATGCAGTCGCCAACGTAATTCTCGCCCACTCTCTGATCCGCAGTTTTCCCGAAGTCGACGGTGAACGAACCGGCGTCACGGGAATTAGCTGGGGTGGTTATCTCACGTGCATTGTTGCTGGCGTCGATTCACGCTTCCATGCGGCGGTTCCTGTTTATGGCTGCGGCTTTCTCACCGACAACAGCAAGTGGCTCGATCGTTTCGAGCGAATGACGCCTCAGCAAAAGCAACGCTGGGAAACGCTTTGGGATCCGAAGCAGTACCTTCCTGCCGTCTCGATGCCGATTCTTTTCGTCAACGGTACGAACGACTTCGCCTATCCGCTGGATAGCTACATGAAAAGCTTTCACGTAGTCCCCAGTAGCGTGTCCAAGCAACTATCGATCACCGTGAAGATGCCCCACAGTCACCCTGGCGGATGGAACCCACCGCAAATTGGTCGTTATATGGATCAGTGGCTCAAGCAAGGGAAACCACTGCCGACCGTCGGGCAAGTAGCCCTGAAAAACGGCCAGGTCGAAATGCCATACCAAAACGGACCGATCACCCAGGCCGCCATTCATTGGACGGTGGACGACAAAGTGGTCAACGCCCACAACTGGAAGACAACGCCGGCGACCGTTCACGAAAACAACGTCGTTGCTCCAGCACCTCCGGAAGAGGCGAAGCTGTGGTACATGACCATTCAAACCGAAGATGGCAGTCTGATCAGCAGCGAAATCCAATTTGTAGAGAAGCCATAG
- a CDS encoding arylsulfatase, with amino-acid sequence MLFAQLFFTTPLNAESRDRPNIVLILADDQGYKDVAAHGHPYIDTPNMDRLFTESLRLTDFHVRPTCAPTRAALMSGRHPMRSGIWHTIMGRSLMRGNELTLAEVFQANGYQTGMFGKWHLGDNYPMRPQDQGFSTVVQHLGGGVSQGPDYLGNDYFDDHYSRNGNVEKFEGFCTDIWFDEAMQFMDAQRDSPFFVYLATNAPHRPWNVDPKLEQVYLDKGVAKTAAPYYALISNIDDNLGRLRKFLQEKQLADNTILLFMTDNGPAGGWPLNGDMHSKPLPHFTANMRGAKGSLYEGGHRVPCFIHWPDGQLSGGKDVDLLATDIDILPTLVSLTGVKKPDGPPLDGIDLSAALQDRESIDNDRIHVIQSQRLPLPSKEAKTAVLKGPWRLVLNASEPGSVELYNIAEDPRQSVDLAQKHSKLVTELQAAYDDWFADQSPMFSEYSRIAIGAEAEPVARLMSHDWLTTEISDCIWNQAGVIAGQMGNGPWAIEVLSPGTYQFELRRWPTERPGPIEADHAKISIGETMAETRVEPDAEFVQFELDLPAGPAMLQTMLRIPDRGNQTRGAYYVYVRKLR; translated from the coding sequence ATGCTCTTCGCACAACTCTTTTTTACAACACCACTTAACGCCGAGTCAAGAGATCGTCCTAACATCGTTTTGATACTTGCCGACGATCAAGGGTATAAAGATGTTGCCGCGCATGGGCATCCTTATATCGACACGCCGAATATGGATCGTCTTTTTACGGAAAGCCTTCGCCTGACCGATTTCCATGTGCGTCCGACTTGTGCTCCGACTCGGGCAGCGTTGATGTCTGGTCGCCATCCCATGCGAAGTGGTATCTGGCACACGATCATGGGTCGTTCGTTAATGCGTGGAAACGAGCTAACGCTGGCCGAAGTCTTTCAAGCCAACGGCTATCAGACCGGGATGTTCGGCAAATGGCACTTGGGCGACAACTACCCGATGCGTCCTCAAGACCAAGGGTTTTCGACGGTCGTTCAGCATCTTGGCGGCGGCGTATCGCAAGGACCGGATTACCTGGGGAACGATTACTTTGACGATCACTACTCGCGAAACGGCAACGTCGAAAAGTTCGAAGGCTTCTGCACCGACATCTGGTTTGACGAAGCGATGCAGTTCATGGACGCCCAGCGTGATTCCCCATTCTTCGTCTACCTGGCCACCAACGCTCCGCATCGGCCGTGGAATGTTGATCCGAAGTTAGAGCAAGTCTATCTCGATAAAGGGGTCGCCAAAACGGCTGCCCCTTATTACGCATTGATTAGCAACATCGATGACAACCTGGGGCGACTCCGGAAGTTCCTCCAGGAGAAGCAACTTGCCGACAACACCATCTTACTCTTCATGACCGATAATGGACCTGCCGGGGGCTGGCCTCTCAACGGCGACATGCATTCCAAGCCGTTGCCGCATTTCACCGCCAACATGCGTGGTGCGAAGGGATCGTTGTATGAAGGTGGGCACCGTGTTCCTTGTTTTATTCATTGGCCGGACGGCCAGCTTTCAGGAGGAAAAGACGTTGATCTCCTCGCGACCGACATCGATATCCTTCCAACGCTCGTGTCTTTGACCGGCGTGAAAAAGCCTGACGGCCCTCCGCTTGATGGCATCGATCTTTCTGCCGCGTTGCAAGATCGAGAGTCGATTGACAATGACCGCATTCACGTGATTCAAAGCCAACGTTTGCCGCTGCCTTCGAAGGAGGCCAAAACGGCTGTTCTCAAAGGTCCGTGGCGATTGGTTCTCAATGCGTCTGAGCCTGGCTCGGTCGAACTTTACAACATCGCCGAGGATCCTCGGCAATCGGTAGACCTCGCCCAGAAGCACAGCAAACTAGTCACCGAACTTCAAGCCGCCTACGACGACTGGTTTGCCGATCAATCGCCGATGTTTTCCGAATACAGCCGCATTGCGATCGGTGCTGAAGCAGAGCCTGTGGCACGATTGATGTCGCACGATTGGCTCACCACTGAGATCAGCGACTGTATCTGGAATCAGGCAGGCGTAATCGCCGGTCAAATGGGCAATGGCCCTTGGGCGATCGAAGTGCTCTCTCCTGGAACTTATCAATTTGAGCTTCGTCGCTGGCCAACCGAGAGGCCAGGCCCGATCGAAGCCGACCATGCGAAGATCTCGATCGGCGAGACAATGGCCGAGACGCGTGTTGAACCCGACGCCGAATTCGTGCAGTTTGAATTAGACCTGCCTGCTGGTCCGGCCATGTTGCAGACGATGCTCCGAATTCCAGATCGAGGCAACCAAACTCGCGGGGCATATTACGTCTACGTGCGAAAGCTTCGCTAG
- a CDS encoding arylsulfatase, with protein MLPSRALLIASVGLVIAGQLCFAAVLCAASAERPNVVLIMTDDQGYGEFSCHGNPIAKTPHIDKLASEAVRLTDFHVSPMCTPTRGQLMTGLDAFRNGAINVSSGRTLLRPELKTIADVFRTGGYRTGLFGKWHLGDNYPFRPEDRGFDEALWFPSSHINSVPDYWNNDYFDDTYIHNTQRVRRDGYCTDVFFDEAIKWMDQQDEQPFFAYIALNAAHWPWFVPDHYRSAIREALDDNNEISGNIKPVLRDNLISFLAMGTNIDDNVGKLDRFLRESEQMNNTIVVFLTDNGSTMGPKYFNAGMRGGKTTLWEGGHRVPCFIRWPNGLKLSHEVDDLCHVQDLLPTLAALSGIAEHTPEKLDGTSLKAVLEDPDMSLEERMLVINYSRMPTFRVKYTTENPALPHKDGALVMWKHWRLLENRELYNVKDDPEQRHNIAARHQKIVEKMRARLDGWWSEVEGDVLTPQRVIIGHNAENPLLLTACEWLDVFVDQQIQIRRGVPKNGSWHVTVAETGTYELELRRWPKESRLKLHEGCPELQVTDGTFLEGTALPIARATLRLDDRKILLAQPDRDKTAFVTQAKLDSGPLEIRATFFDKAGTEICGAYYLYVRRID; from the coding sequence ATGCTTCCATCGCGTGCCCTCTTGATTGCTTCCGTCGGCTTGGTGATTGCCGGACAACTTTGCTTCGCGGCTGTGCTTTGTGCCGCATCTGCTGAACGTCCCAACGTCGTCTTGATCATGACGGACGATCAGGGGTATGGAGAGTTTTCGTGCCATGGCAATCCAATCGCCAAGACGCCTCACATCGACAAGCTGGCTTCGGAGGCCGTGCGACTAACGGACTTTCACGTGTCGCCCATGTGTACGCCGACGCGCGGACAGCTGATGACGGGACTCGATGCATTTCGCAATGGGGCAATCAATGTAAGTAGTGGTCGGACATTGCTACGGCCTGAGTTAAAAACGATTGCCGATGTTTTCCGCACCGGTGGCTATCGAACAGGCCTTTTTGGTAAGTGGCACTTAGGAGACAACTATCCGTTTCGCCCGGAAGACCGTGGATTCGACGAGGCGTTGTGGTTTCCATCGTCCCACATCAACAGTGTGCCCGATTACTGGAACAACGATTATTTCGACGACACTTACATCCACAACACCCAGCGAGTTCGCCGCGACGGTTACTGTACCGATGTGTTCTTTGATGAAGCAATCAAGTGGATGGATCAGCAGGACGAGCAGCCATTCTTTGCTTACATTGCATTGAACGCGGCCCATTGGCCATGGTTTGTTCCGGACCATTATCGTTCCGCAATACGAGAGGCACTGGACGACAACAACGAGATTTCCGGCAATATCAAGCCTGTGTTGCGGGACAATCTGATCAGTTTCCTGGCCATGGGAACAAACATCGACGACAACGTCGGAAAGCTTGATCGGTTCCTGCGTGAGTCGGAACAAATGAACAATACGATCGTTGTCTTTCTGACCGATAACGGCAGTACGATGGGGCCAAAGTACTTCAACGCTGGCATGCGTGGAGGGAAGACAACGCTCTGGGAAGGAGGCCACCGAGTCCCTTGTTTTATTCGCTGGCCCAATGGGCTGAAGCTTTCGCACGAAGTGGATGACTTATGTCACGTACAAGATCTGCTTCCAACACTCGCCGCGTTGAGCGGCATCGCGGAACATACTCCTGAGAAGTTGGACGGGACGTCGCTGAAAGCCGTGTTGGAGGATCCCGACATGAGCTTGGAGGAACGAATGCTAGTCATTAATTACAGTCGCATGCCAACATTTCGGGTGAAGTATACGACTGAGAACCCAGCATTGCCGCATAAAGATGGAGCGTTAGTGATGTGGAAACATTGGCGTCTTCTCGAAAATCGCGAATTGTACAACGTAAAGGATGATCCTGAGCAGCGACACAACATCGCGGCACGGCACCAGAAAATCGTTGAGAAGATGCGGGCGAGACTGGATGGATGGTGGAGTGAAGTGGAGGGGGACGTGCTGACACCGCAGAGAGTGATCATCGGTCACAATGCAGAGAACCCGCTGCTTCTGACCGCTTGCGAATGGTTGGACGTGTTCGTCGACCAGCAAATTCAAATTCGCCGCGGAGTACCAAAGAATGGTTCCTGGCACGTCACGGTGGCAGAAACGGGGACATACGAGCTAGAGCTTCGTCGTTGGCCAAAGGAAAGTCGCCTGAAGCTGCACGAAGGTTGTCCTGAACTTCAGGTTACCGACGGAACCTTTCTTGAAGGAACCGCATTACCGATCGCACGAGCAACGCTTCGTCTCGATGATCGTAAGATTTTGCTGGCTCAGCCCGATCGGGATAAAACTGCTTTCGTAACCCAGGCAAAACTAGATTCCGGACCACTTGAAATTCGTGCGACATTCTTCGACAAAGCAGGCACAGAGATCTGCGGTGCCTACTATCTTTATGTCAGACGAATAGACTGA